In Penaeus monodon isolate SGIC_2016 chromosome 26, NSTDA_Pmon_1, whole genome shotgun sequence, the following are encoded in one genomic region:
- the LOC119589705 gene encoding KRAB-A domain-containing protein 2-like — MASENIEERFKSELFKCYDENKKYLIPKAEYYRRINSIKSSSANSHMKSRSDYYLLSKAPIPNLEVTSARNPTRDTNVAFVMKFRLILWPVFLVVSRTWGNRDYKYEILQSKALGLFKSQCEISQKKCKRLMIKGVVVRPILSKEFASRDQVDLIDMQSVLHSNFKWIKVFQDHLTKFCILRPLQTKRAAEVALPACRYLSFHGCPCCSSK, encoded by the exons ATGGCTTCTGAGAATATTGAAGAGAGATTCAAGAGTGAGCTGTTCAAATGTTATGACGAAAACAAGAAATATCTTATCCCAAAGGCTGAGTACTACAGAAGGATAAACAGCATTAAATCTTCATCAGCAAATAGTCATATGAAAAGTAGAAGTGACTATTATCTTCTGTCCAA AGCACCAATTCCAAACCTAGAGGTAACGTCAGCAAGAAATCCCACGCGTGACACCAATGTAGCATTTGTTATGAAATTCCGTTTGATCCTATGGCCAGTATTTCTTGTAGTCTCCAGAACATGGGGTAACAGAGACTACAA ataTGAAATCCTCCAAT CAAAGGCCCTGGGGCTCTTCAAATCACAGTGTGAGATAAGTCAGAAGAAATGTAAAAGACTAATGATCAAGGGTGTTGTGGTGCGTCCTATCCTCAGCAAGGAATTTGCATCTAGGGACCAGGTTGATTTGATTGACATGCAATCAGTGCTACACTCAAACTTTAAATGGATCAAGGTGTTCCAAGACCATCTCACCAAATTTTgcattcttcgtcctcttcaaacCAAACGTGCTGCAGAGGTTGCCTTACCAGCTTGTAGATATCTTTCTTTTCATGGGTGCCCCTGCTGTTCTTCAAAGTGA